The following proteins are co-located in the Agromyces laixinhei genome:
- a CDS encoding sugar ABC transporter ATP-binding protein: MTEPLPIVEMRDISIEFPGVKALDGVDFRLIQGEVHALMGENGAGKSTLIKALTGVYKIDSGSILVSGEERLLHGTADAQAAGISTVYQEVNLVTNLSIGENVMLGHEVRGLLGINWRATHRAATEALARLGLDYLDTHLPLSSLSIAMQQLVAISRAMAIKAKVLILDEPTSSLDAAEVEGLFRVMRTLRDQGVAILFVSHFLDQIYAISDRLTVLRNGKYEGEYLTRDLDRHALISKMIGKDLDALKSLGGNRRTEERDRAVDPVVAIEGLGRRGSIEPTDLEIHRGEVVGFAGLLGSGRTELARLLYGADRPDEGSITIHGKRVDVKSPADGLNHRVAFSTENRRDEGIIADLTVRENMILAVQAERGWARPIPKKEQEEIVQRYIAALNVRPADPNRPIKNLSGGNQQKVLLGRWLATKPELLILDEPTRGIDVGAKAEIQEAVAELAEEGMSVVFISSELEEVVRLSERIVVLKDHQKIGEIVNGPDVTAQRIVDVIAAHGVEAAAHSSLVEAEDDIIAEVNE; encoded by the coding sequence ATGACTGAACCACTGCCCATCGTCGAGATGCGTGACATCTCGATCGAGTTCCCGGGTGTCAAAGCCCTGGACGGAGTGGACTTCCGACTCATCCAGGGTGAGGTCCACGCCCTGATGGGCGAGAACGGGGCCGGCAAGTCCACCCTGATCAAGGCGCTCACGGGCGTCTACAAGATCGACTCCGGCTCCATCCTCGTCTCCGGAGAGGAGCGACTCCTGCACGGCACCGCGGATGCCCAGGCCGCCGGAATCTCCACCGTGTACCAGGAGGTCAATCTCGTCACCAATCTCTCCATCGGAGAGAACGTGATGCTCGGCCATGAGGTCCGCGGGCTGCTCGGCATCAACTGGCGAGCCACGCACCGCGCCGCCACCGAGGCCCTCGCCCGACTCGGCCTCGACTACCTCGACACCCACCTGCCCCTGTCGTCGCTGTCGATCGCGATGCAGCAGCTCGTCGCCATCAGCCGCGCCATGGCCATCAAGGCCAAGGTGCTGATCCTCGACGAGCCGACCTCGAGCCTCGACGCCGCAGAGGTCGAGGGTCTCTTCCGCGTCATGCGCACGCTTCGCGACCAGGGTGTCGCCATCCTCTTCGTCTCGCACTTCCTCGATCAGATCTACGCGATCAGCGATCGGCTGACGGTGCTCCGCAACGGCAAGTACGAGGGCGAGTACCTCACCCGCGACCTCGACCGACACGCCCTCATCTCCAAGATGATCGGCAAGGACCTCGATGCGCTGAAGTCGCTCGGCGGCAACCGCCGCACCGAGGAGCGCGATCGCGCAGTCGACCCCGTCGTCGCCATCGAAGGACTCGGCCGTCGCGGCTCGATCGAGCCCACCGACCTGGAGATCCACCGCGGCGAGGTCGTCGGTTTCGCCGGCCTCCTCGGCTCCGGCCGCACGGAGCTCGCCCGACTGCTCTACGGCGCCGACCGGCCCGATGAGGGATCGATCACGATCCACGGCAAGCGCGTCGACGTGAAGTCCCCGGCCGACGGATTGAACCACCGGGTCGCCTTCTCCACCGAGAATCGCCGCGACGAGGGGATCATCGCCGATCTGACCGTGCGCGAGAACATGATCCTCGCCGTGCAGGCGGAGCGCGGGTGGGCGCGGCCGATTCCGAAGAAGGAGCAGGAGGAGATCGTGCAGCGCTACATCGCAGCGCTGAACGTGCGCCCTGCCGACCCGAACCGGCCGATCAAGAACCTGTCGGGCGGCAACCAGCAGAAGGTGCTGCTCGGCCGCTGGCTTGCGACCAAACCGGAACTGCTCATCCTCGACGAGCCCACCCGCGGCATCGACGTGGGAGCCAAGGCCGAGATCCAGGAGGCCGTCGCCGAACTCGCCGAAGAGGGCATGTCGGTCGTCTTCATCTCCTCCGAGCTCGAGGAGGTTGTGCGACTCAGCGAGCGCATCGTCGTGCTCAAAGACCATCAGAAGATCGGTGAGATCGTGAACGGACCCGACGTGACCGCCCAGAGGATCGTCGACGTCATCGCGGCGCACGGCGTGGAAGCCGCCGCCCACAGCAGCCTCGTCGAGGCCGAAGACGACATCATCGCGGAGGTGAACGAATGA
- a CDS encoding ABC transporter substrate-binding protein, with protein MAHKKRMLGLLGFVGAGALALGLAGCASGDGGEAAAGEGELISVGFVAVGPEGGWREANETNIQDTFTEDAGFDLKYAPATNLDQKSQIDAFTSFVDEGVDVILLSATEASGWEDSLARAQEAEIPVVLLDRGIEPDDPSLYVTRIAPDNLVVAEAVGDWAVSAFPEGANYVVLEGPAGVGVVNERNEGWDTAVEGSNLVKVDAQTANWSAEEGKSVMETLLKANNNDIQLVFAQNDEMGLGAAQAVEEAGLTPGVDVKIATIDGTLAAMEALAAGTLSFVHEYNPLFGETAIDVVEKALAGESVESYIIVPSEAFDSPEAAQAALPDRKF; from the coding sequence ATGGCACACAAGAAGCGGATGCTCGGACTGCTCGGCTTCGTCGGTGCGGGGGCGCTCGCCCTCGGACTCGCCGGCTGCGCGAGCGGCGACGGCGGCGAGGCGGCGGCAGGCGAAGGCGAGCTCATCTCGGTCGGCTTCGTCGCGGTCGGCCCCGAGGGCGGCTGGCGCGAGGCCAACGAGACGAACATCCAGGACACGTTCACCGAGGACGCGGGCTTCGACCTGAAGTACGCCCCGGCGACGAACCTCGACCAGAAGTCGCAGATCGACGCGTTCACGTCGTTCGTCGACGAGGGGGTCGACGTGATCCTCCTCTCCGCCACCGAGGCTTCGGGCTGGGAGGACTCCCTCGCCCGTGCTCAGGAGGCGGAGATCCCCGTGGTCCTGCTCGACCGCGGCATCGAACCCGACGACCCCAGCCTCTACGTCACCCGCATCGCGCCCGACAACCTCGTCGTGGCCGAGGCAGTGGGCGACTGGGCCGTTTCGGCGTTCCCCGAAGGCGCGAACTACGTGGTGCTCGAGGGGCCGGCCGGCGTCGGCGTCGTCAACGAGCGCAACGAGGGCTGGGACACCGCAGTCGAGGGCTCGAATCTGGTGAAAGTCGACGCACAGACCGCGAACTGGTCGGCCGAAGAGGGCAAGAGCGTCATGGAGACGCTCCTGAAGGCCAACAACAACGACATCCAGCTCGTCTTCGCACAGAACGACGAGATGGGCCTCGGCGCGGCGCAGGCCGTCGAGGAGGCAGGCCTCACTCCGGGCGTCGACGTGAAGATCGCGACCATCGACGGCACGCTCGCCGCGATGGAGGCGCTCGCCGCCGGCACGCTCAGCTTCGTGCACGAGTACAACCCGCTCTTCGGTGAGACCGCGATCGACGTCGTCGAGAAGGCACTCGCCGGCGAGAGCGTCGAGTCGTACATCATCGTGCCGAGCGAGGCGTTCGACTCGCCCGAGGCGGCTCAGGCCGCGCTGCCCGACCGCAAGTTCTGA
- a CDS encoding LacI family DNA-binding transcriptional regulator codes for MSDQATRNGRQRPSIYDVAKVAGVSHMTVSRVLNGHPNIRESTRERVLHAIDEMNYTPSSIARALATRRAMRIGVVVDSPVQYGPNSTLRALESAAREAGYAISAYSVSDEEGQQIDAGVVELVTQGVDALCVIAPRESSLDLLRQQSGGLPTLVIKSEPHPEMHTAGVDQRDGAIMAVSHLIELGHRSIAHLAGPLDWFDARARAQGWREALAAAGLPEASLVVGDWTSDCGYDFGTSFDFAETTAVFASNDQMALGLVHGLADRGLRVPEDVSVVGFDDLPDARHFLPPLTTVKQDFAALGALALRSIIAAIEGESTEEHELIEPSLVVRASSAAPRR; via the coding sequence ATGTCTGATCAGGCGACGCGCAATGGGCGGCAGCGGCCGAGCATCTACGACGTGGCCAAGGTCGCGGGCGTCTCGCACATGACGGTGTCACGCGTGCTGAACGGGCATCCGAACATTCGAGAGTCGACGCGGGAACGCGTCCTCCACGCGATCGACGAGATGAACTACACCCCGAGCTCGATCGCACGCGCCCTGGCGACACGCCGGGCGATGCGGATCGGCGTGGTGGTCGACAGCCCCGTGCAGTACGGGCCGAACAGCACGCTGCGCGCGCTCGAGAGCGCGGCGCGGGAGGCCGGCTACGCCATCAGCGCGTACTCGGTCTCAGACGAGGAGGGCCAGCAGATCGACGCCGGTGTCGTCGAGCTCGTCACGCAGGGTGTCGACGCCCTCTGCGTGATCGCTCCTCGCGAATCGTCGCTCGACCTGCTCCGGCAGCAGAGCGGCGGCCTTCCGACCCTCGTGATCAAGTCCGAACCCCACCCCGAGATGCACACCGCAGGGGTCGACCAGCGCGACGGTGCGATCATGGCGGTCTCCCATCTCATCGAACTCGGCCACCGGTCCATCGCCCATCTCGCGGGTCCGCTCGACTGGTTCGACGCTCGGGCACGAGCGCAGGGCTGGCGCGAAGCCCTGGCGGCCGCAGGGCTGCCCGAAGCGAGTCTCGTGGTCGGCGACTGGACGTCCGACTGCGGCTACGACTTCGGCACGTCCTTCGACTTCGCCGAGACGACGGCCGTCTTCGCCTCGAACGACCAGATGGCGCTCGGCCTCGTGCACGGGCTCGCAGATCGCGGGCTCCGCGTTCCCGAAGACGTGAGCGTCGTCGGGTTCGACGATCTCCCGGACGCCCGGCACTTCCTGCCGCCGCTCACGACGGTGAAGCAGGATTTCGCCGCGCTCGGCGCTCTCGCCTTGCGTTCGATCATCGCCGCGATCGAGGGCGAGTCGACCGAAGAGCACGAATTGATCGAGCCGAGCCTCGTCGTGCGGGCCTCGAGCGCCGCGCCGCGCCGCTGA
- a CDS encoding WxL protein peptidoglycan domain-containing protein, translating into MLHLLSRPRASLRALLALALMCGLALAVMTSSPARAAEDPAEPPAVRWSVTPADASGPDGRTLVEHSLDPGERIEEHFAVRNVSDESVTFSLTAADGFYTRTGRFDILPADQKSVAAGTWISLPEDVTVGAGETVVIPFTIEVPEQAEPGDHAAGITASVLSRQSAEDGTSLGVDSRVGFRVLTRVTGELTPAATVQTIESGYTLSWNPLRPGEMTVSFDVVNEGNTRLLAEGIVEAGGRRAGFPAEQEIRQELLPGDTRTLTAVVDDVWPLFLVPVTVTLDATVVTMDGETSALEPHSTQVMVWAVPWPQLIVIIGIALLLGAVIWGRLRSRRRFDAALAEAREEGRRTANSSADER; encoded by the coding sequence GTGCTTCACCTGCTTTCTCGCCCGCGCGCATCCCTGCGCGCACTCCTGGCGCTGGCGCTCATGTGCGGGCTCGCGCTCGCCGTCATGACGTCGTCGCCGGCGCGAGCCGCCGAGGATCCCGCTGAGCCTCCCGCCGTTCGGTGGTCGGTCACGCCTGCCGACGCCTCCGGCCCCGACGGGCGAACGCTGGTCGAGCACAGCCTCGACCCCGGCGAGCGCATCGAAGAGCACTTCGCGGTGCGAAACGTCAGCGACGAATCCGTCACCTTCAGCCTCACCGCGGCAGACGGCTTCTACACGCGCACGGGCAGATTCGACATCCTGCCCGCCGATCAGAAGTCGGTGGCGGCGGGAACCTGGATCAGCCTTCCCGAGGACGTCACGGTCGGTGCAGGTGAGACCGTGGTGATCCCGTTCACCATCGAGGTTCCGGAACAGGCTGAACCAGGTGACCATGCGGCCGGGATCACGGCCTCCGTATTGTCGCGGCAGTCGGCCGAGGACGGCACGAGCCTCGGCGTCGACAGCCGGGTGGGCTTCCGCGTGCTGACCCGTGTGACCGGTGAGTTGACGCCCGCCGCCACCGTGCAGACGATCGAATCCGGCTACACGCTCTCATGGAACCCGCTGCGCCCCGGAGAGATGACCGTCTCGTTCGACGTCGTCAACGAGGGCAACACGCGCCTCCTCGCCGAGGGCATCGTCGAAGCCGGCGGACGACGAGCGGGATTCCCGGCGGAACAGGAGATTCGACAGGAACTGCTGCCCGGCGACACGCGGACGCTCACCGCGGTCGTCGACGACGTCTGGCCGCTGTTCCTCGTGCCCGTGACCGTCACGCTCGACGCGACCGTCGTGACGATGGACGGTGAGACCTCGGCGCTCGAGCCCCATTCGACACAGGTGATGGTCTGGGCTGTTCCGTGGCCCCAGCTCATCGTCATCATCGGCATCGCGCTGTTGCTCGGTGCCGTGATCTGGGGGCGTCTGCGATCGCGCCGCCGGTTCGATGCGGCGCTCGCCGAGGCACGAGAGGAAGGTCGCCGGACGGCGAACTCGTCGGCGGACGAGCGCTGA
- a CDS encoding beta-L-arabinofuranosidase domain-containing protein, translating into MAKKRLIELMMAIMADARIRRDRHPMQSIRSAVAFGTAAALAAGALAIGVPAAAVAAPLSIDEAKVLDLSFDGNLSDAGPNAASVTMQKGGEAYGAGIDGEAFDFDGTNAVRLGTDAALQPADLTVSFWYKPHGAMTGEQVFAWSKLAYNSAGWYLTSESDASPLVLSVGPATGQPYKVAVDTARAGFFPAGQWTHVVVTFDKATKKVDFYRNGVRQVATVKNPATGTATGVIESESTTVKTLGYNGPLYDGAHVRGLLDDYELYRAVATIDDVVELTKRNDPSFAPEAVALAALEALSIPSSATTAFQLPTETANGTHVDWSSSHPDIISVDDGQAAVTRPESAAAAVTLTATAAYGGSEPVSKTFEITVPRSGASTSISLEETELSEVLLADPYLVNSNQKMIEYLLSLDPERFLYAFATEAGLPTSAEPYGGWERTSGTRFQGHFFGHYISALSQAYATTTDEPTKAALLAKLTTAVDGLDRAQDAYAVKDPANAGYVSPFSVSLLPSGGSGLLVPFYNLHKVLAGLLDAHQQAPAEVSAKALEVADGFGTWVHDWAGRQANPASILNTEYGGMNEALYELYSITEDPVHKGAAEYFDEVSLFEQLAAGDDVLNGKHANTTIPKLIGALKRYTVFTENPDLFETLTEAEKAKLGMYRDAAENFWQMVVDDHSYANGGNSHSEHFHEPGTLYEHATNGTTSGYGENSTSEGCNEYNMLKLSRALFQVDPDVKYADFYESTYINTILASQNPETGMMTYFQPMTAGYAKVFGRPFDEFWCDHGTATESFTKLGDSFYFTKDRAVYVNQFRSSELTSSEHNLRLVQVADVPADDTVTLTVEALDGGALADGTSLRLRIPNWVAETPTLTVNGETSDVASLQSDGYIDLPVAAGDEITYVLTAEVVVDDDTENPNWVAFKYGPVLLATELNRTNVDATYVAGVLVRMSVADKSVSNSVVVDDAVSWKADIGANLVRVADGENANGLETMRFKLQGADPASAALTFEPYYSLYGARYAIYMNLTEPDSEEAQQLILKGKEQLRIAETTIDSLTSFDNNNSEADKNYAYNKSSVGVHLGEGYRDGQRAADAYFQYEMIVDPAATENFLGARYFGGDNGRTFDVFVNDVLLKHERITGAAGASSWYVQYDRIPASVLAGIPAADSYKRDQNGEYVLDDDGERIPVVTVRFQGNGTSYVGGVYGVYTTTKTTYGTDADLTKLSFTDGQLSPQLTDDTYAYIATVPADATAATFDADPAVPSGLVYADDVLIDDTLPRTIALAEGDEPTVLTLRSAAQDHTTTVTYRIEIVRADVATLDVSAVAAVRCVAGRAVVTTTVSNVDDVTVDFAVDGQFGSRNVTALAAGKSSSQAFMTRLASIDAGSVSVAAGATVDGAPVTRTLTVEYPAVTCD; encoded by the coding sequence ATGGCGAAGAAGCGATTGATCGAACTCATGATGGCGATCATGGCCGACGCGAGGATCCGAAGAGATCGGCATCCCATGCAGAGCATCCGCAGTGCGGTGGCGTTCGGTACGGCGGCGGCGCTCGCCGCCGGTGCCCTCGCGATCGGTGTTCCGGCGGCGGCCGTGGCTGCGCCGCTGTCGATCGATGAGGCGAAGGTGCTGGACCTGAGCTTCGACGGCAACCTCTCGGATGCGGGGCCGAACGCGGCATCCGTCACGATGCAGAAGGGCGGCGAAGCCTACGGAGCCGGCATCGACGGCGAGGCCTTCGACTTCGACGGGACGAACGCCGTCCGGCTCGGCACCGACGCCGCTCTGCAGCCCGCCGACCTGACCGTGTCGTTCTGGTACAAGCCGCACGGGGCGATGACCGGCGAGCAGGTCTTCGCGTGGAGCAAGCTGGCCTACAACTCGGCCGGCTGGTACCTCACCTCCGAGAGCGATGCCTCTCCGCTCGTCCTGTCTGTCGGGCCCGCGACGGGGCAGCCGTACAAGGTGGCCGTCGACACCGCCCGCGCGGGGTTCTTCCCGGCCGGGCAGTGGACGCACGTCGTGGTGACCTTCGACAAGGCCACGAAGAAGGTCGACTTCTATCGCAACGGTGTGCGCCAGGTCGCCACCGTGAAGAACCCGGCGACGGGCACGGCAACGGGAGTGATCGAATCCGAGAGCACGACCGTCAAGACCCTCGGCTACAACGGCCCGCTGTACGACGGTGCGCACGTCAGAGGACTGCTCGACGATTACGAGCTCTACAGGGCCGTCGCGACGATCGACGATGTGGTCGAGCTCACCAAGCGGAACGACCCGTCGTTCGCCCCCGAGGCCGTGGCCCTGGCTGCGCTCGAGGCGCTGTCGATCCCTTCGAGCGCAACCACTGCATTCCAACTGCCGACCGAGACCGCGAACGGCACGCACGTCGACTGGTCGTCGTCGCACCCCGACATCATCTCCGTCGACGACGGGCAGGCGGCCGTGACGCGCCCGGAGTCCGCTGCGGCCGCGGTCACGCTCACCGCGACGGCCGCGTACGGCGGAAGCGAGCCTGTGTCGAAGACCTTCGAGATCACCGTGCCGCGGAGCGGAGCGTCGACGTCGATCTCCCTCGAGGAGACGGAGTTGAGCGAGGTCCTCCTCGCGGACCCGTACCTGGTCAACAGCAACCAGAAGATGATCGAGTACCTCCTGAGTCTCGACCCCGAACGGTTCCTGTACGCCTTCGCCACCGAGGCGGGTCTGCCGACGAGCGCCGAGCCGTACGGCGGTTGGGAGCGCACGAGCGGAACGAGATTCCAGGGCCACTTCTTCGGGCACTACATCTCCGCGCTGTCGCAGGCGTACGCCACGACGACGGATGAGCCGACGAAGGCCGCGCTCCTTGCGAAGCTCACGACGGCGGTCGACGGACTCGACCGTGCGCAAGACGCCTACGCGGTGAAGGATCCGGCCAACGCCGGATATGTCTCACCTTTCTCGGTGAGCCTGCTCCCGAGCGGCGGTAGCGGCCTGCTCGTGCCGTTCTACAACCTCCACAAGGTACTCGCCGGTCTGCTCGATGCCCATCAGCAGGCTCCGGCCGAGGTCTCGGCGAAGGCGCTCGAGGTCGCCGATGGATTCGGCACCTGGGTCCACGACTGGGCGGGTCGGCAGGCGAACCCCGCGAGCATCCTCAACACCGAGTACGGCGGCATGAACGAGGCGCTGTACGAGCTTTACAGCATCACCGAGGATCCGGTGCACAAGGGCGCAGCCGAGTACTTCGACGAGGTGTCGCTGTTCGAGCAACTCGCGGCCGGCGACGACGTCTTGAACGGCAAGCACGCCAACACGACGATCCCGAAGCTCATCGGCGCGCTCAAACGGTACACGGTCTTCACCGAGAACCCCGACCTCTTCGAGACGCTCACCGAGGCAGAGAAGGCGAAACTCGGGATGTACCGCGATGCCGCCGAGAACTTCTGGCAGATGGTCGTCGATGACCACTCCTATGCCAACGGCGGCAACAGCCACTCCGAGCACTTCCACGAACCGGGCACGCTGTACGAGCACGCCACGAACGGCACGACCTCGGGATACGGCGAGAACTCGACGTCGGAGGGCTGCAACGAATACAACATGCTGAAGCTCTCGCGGGCGCTGTTCCAGGTCGACCCCGACGTGAAGTATGCCGACTTCTACGAATCCACCTACATCAATACGATCCTCGCGTCACAGAACCCGGAGACCGGCATGATGACGTACTTCCAGCCGATGACCGCGGGCTACGCGAAGGTGTTCGGGCGTCCCTTCGACGAGTTCTGGTGCGACCACGGCACCGCCACTGAGAGTTTCACGAAGCTCGGCGATTCGTTCTACTTCACGAAGGACCGGGCGGTCTACGTCAACCAGTTCCGGTCGTCGGAGCTGACGTCGAGTGAGCACAACCTGAGGCTCGTGCAGGTCGCCGACGTGCCCGCCGACGACACCGTGACCCTCACGGTCGAGGCACTCGACGGCGGGGCACTCGCTGATGGAACGTCGTTGCGGCTGCGCATTCCGAACTGGGTGGCGGAGACGCCGACGCTCACGGTGAACGGCGAGACGTCGGATGTCGCGTCCCTCCAGTCCGACGGCTATATCGACCTGCCGGTCGCCGCGGGTGACGAGATCACGTACGTGCTGACCGCAGAGGTCGTCGTCGACGACGACACCGAGAACCCGAACTGGGTCGCGTTCAAGTACGGTCCGGTGCTGCTGGCAACGGAGCTCAACCGCACGAATGTCGACGCGACGTACGTGGCCGGTGTGCTCGTGCGCATGAGCGTCGCCGACAAGTCCGTCAGCAACAGCGTCGTGGTCGACGACGCTGTGAGCTGGAAGGCCGACATCGGCGCCAATCTCGTTCGGGTGGCGGACGGTGAGAACGCCAACGGGCTCGAGACGATGCGGTTCAAGCTCCAAGGCGCTGACCCTGCATCCGCCGCACTGACGTTCGAGCCGTACTACAGCCTCTACGGTGCCCGCTATGCCATCTACATGAACCTGACTGAACCGGACTCGGAAGAGGCGCAGCAGCTGATCCTGAAGGGCAAAGAGCAACTGCGCATCGCCGAGACCACGATCGATTCGCTCACGTCGTTCGACAACAACAACAGCGAGGCCGACAAGAACTACGCATACAACAAGTCGTCGGTCGGTGTGCACCTGGGGGAGGGATACCGCGACGGGCAGAGGGCTGCGGATGCGTACTTCCAGTACGAGATGATCGTCGATCCGGCAGCGACCGAGAACTTCCTCGGCGCGCGCTACTTCGGCGGCGACAACGGCCGGACGTTCGACGTCTTCGTGAACGATGTGCTGCTGAAGCACGAGCGCATCACCGGCGCGGCAGGCGCTTCGAGCTGGTACGTGCAGTACGACCGGATCCCGGCGTCGGTCCTGGCAGGCATTCCCGCGGCCGACAGCTACAAGCGCGACCAGAACGGCGAGTACGTTCTGGACGACGACGGTGAGAGGATCCCGGTCGTCACCGTGCGATTCCAGGGCAATGGCACGAGCTACGTCGGAGGCGTCTACGGGGTCTACACGACGACGAAGACGACGTATGGGACGGACGCCGATCTGACGAAGTTGTCGTTCACAGACGGACAGCTGTCGCCGCAACTGACCGACGACACGTATGCGTACATCGCCACGGTGCCCGCCGACGCGACGGCGGCGACGTTCGATGCCGATCCGGCAGTGCCGAGCGGTCTCGTCTACGCGGATGATGTGCTGATCGACGACACGCTGCCCAGAACGATCGCCCTCGCCGAAGGCGACGAGCCGACGGTGCTGACGCTGCGATCGGCCGCGCAGGATCACACGACCACAGTGACGTATCGCATCGAGATCGTGCGCGCCGACGTCGCAACGCTCGACGTGTCGGCGGTCGCGGCCGTTCGATGCGTGGCGGGCAGGGCGGTGGTCACGACGACCGTCTCGAATGTCGACGACGTGACGGTGGACTTCGCCGTAGACGGCCAGTTCGGGAGTCGGAACGTCACGGCGCTCGCTGCGGGGAAGAGTTCGTCGCAGGCATTCATGACGAGGCTCGCGTCGATCGATGCGGGATCGGTCTCGGTCGCGGCCGGTGCCACGGTCGACGGGGCGCCCGTGACTCGCACGCTCACGGTCGAGTACCCGGCCGTCACCTGCGACTGA